The uncultured Desulfuromonas sp. genome contains the following window.
AACTGGTCGCGGCCAAGACTTTGCTCCGGGTGACTCGGCCTCTGTTCCATGGACGCCTTGTGACGCTGCTGGTCGATTCCTGGTACATGCGCAAGTCGCTGCTGCTTCCAGCCCAGACTCTGGGTTACCAGGTCATCGGCCAGGTGCGCAAGGACACAGCGCTCTATCGACCGCCGCCATGCCACAACGGCAAACGCGGGCGGCCCCGTAAATATGGCGATAAGCTGACAGCTGAGCGTGTCGCTGAATTGCCCATGATCAGCCAGAACCTTTTTCTCTACGGGCAATGGCAGACGGTTCATTATCGCAGTTGCGTTGCCCGAGCCCGCTTCCTTGACGGACAACAGGTTCGCGCGGTCTGGTCTCAGATTGAAAACAAAGATGGAACCTTGCGTCAGCCCCGGCTCATCTTGAGCACCGATCTAAGCTTGTCAGCCGCACGCATCCTGCTGGCGTATAACCGCAGGTGGTCCATCGAGGACCTGTTCAATCAGCTTAAGAACCGTTGGGGCTGGAAGGACACGTGGCAGCAAACGCGTCAGGTGCTGCACCGCTGGACACAGATTCTTTCAACCAGCTATGCGCTGCCACAGTTGTTGGCTCAACAGAACAGTGAACAGGTGAAAGACCTCGCCTCTCTCTGCCCTTGGAGAGACAAACAGCCGATCACGGCCGGGCGTGTGCGCCAAGGGTTGCAAAGGATTTTTGGTCATGTCGATATCCGCAGCCACTGGAACCCGAAGTCGGGAAAATTCAGCCCTCAAAACCGGGGCAAAAAACCGGATCGGCCGCCTGATCCACACAAAACAGCTTAACTTCGACAATTTTCAGTTATTAATGAACGCTTCCAGCGCCGAATCAGGCCGGCTTGGGGAGGGGTGTAACTCTAAACTTCAGTCAAACTCGTAATCGATAATTTTCAAAATTCCTGAATCCGTATGCTCTGCGTTGAATCAGCTTCATCGTTCGATGGAAACCCTCGACGATGTCGTTACCGTGGTAATAACGAAACATACGGGCAATGGCATCAAGCCAATTTATAACCTGATTAGCGCTAATTGTCAGCCCGTCTGAGCCAGCGCTCAGATCGAGGGCGGATTGACATTGCTCTTCGGTTCCGAATTTGCTTAGAAATTCCTTCAGGCTCAAGCCTGCTTGAAACTGTATGCGATTCATCTTCATGGTGACCTCTTTTTTGGGGTTCCTGAAGATTATAACGGGGGGCTCATGACAAATTATGTCACCCCTTGGCTGAAGATTAGCGCTAATCAGGATTTATAATGCTTTTGCCGAGAGTTCTCATCGGACGAAATGGACTCTCTTTTAACCGTTCAACTTTGTCTAAGCGCTCACGTACTAGTTTTCTGCATTCGTTGTGGTTCTTCCCTTTGGCCAACTCCTGCCAGAAGATCCAGAGATTCTGAATGGCTGGAGTGTCTAGAATTTTCGCGGCGATTCAGTATTAGTTGGTCAGGGCGGCTGGCGTTTCCAGTTGTCGCCAGTGAGGAAGAACCAGCAGCAGCGATATGCCGCAGGCCAGAAAATTGGAGATGGGAAACGCGTACCACACCCCCCTCAGCCCGAGGAAATGGGGGAGAATCAGCACCAGCGGGATCAGAACCAGACCCTGGCGCAGCAGGTTCAGCAGCAGGGTCGGTAGCGCTTGGCCCAGAGTTTGGAAATAGGCCGAGCAAATCAACTGGATGGCCACCAATGGCAGCATCAACACCACCATACAGATGGCAAAACCGCTTTGGTGGATCAGCGATGGGTCGAGGGTAAAGATAGACGCCAACTGTTGATTAAAAAGCAGCAGGAGTAGAGCGATGAACGAACCGGTGGCCACCGCTGCCTTGAGGGCATGCTGAATTAATATCCGTACCCGGCTGGTAGCCCCAGCGCCATGATTGTAGCCGCAGATCGGTATAAAACCCTGGCTCAGGCCGATAACTGGGAACATGATAAAGATGTGCAACCGCTGAACAATCCCGTTAGTGGCCATGGCCACCTCGCCACCGAAGGCGAACAGAGTTTTGTTCATCACGATGGTTAGAACTGCCGTCGAGCACTGGCAGGCGATGGGGGTGAGGGCGAGGGTAAGAATTTTTTTGAGTAATGGACCGTTGATAACGGATGGGCCGAATTCGAACTTTAATGAGCTCTTGTGGCTACAGAAATAGTGGCAGGCAAAACAACCGCTGCAGAGATAGGCGATGCTGGTTGCTGCTGCGGCTCCCTTCATCCCCCAACCACACCAGAGGATGAACAGCGGATCAAGCACCACATTGATCACGGCAGGGATCACCATCACCAACATGGCTGTGCGGGCGTTGCCCTCCGCGCGGATTACATTATTGCTGAGCATGGCGAAACAGAGAAACGGCAAGCCGGGTAACAGCAGCTGAAAATAGTCTTGACTGTGGCTGAAGAGTTGGGCCTGGCTACCAAAAAAATGCAGCAGTGGCTTGGTCAGCAGTAACCCGGCGGTCGCCAGAACCACAGAGAAGATTACGCAGAGGAGCACCAGCAGGCTGAGGGTGGTGTTAGCCCGGGCATGATCGTTGGCACCGTTGCTGCGGGTGATTATCGATGAGCCTCCGACTCCCAGCCCTCGTCCCACCGAGCTGAACAGCAAGATGACCGGCATCAACACGGCGATGCCGCCGATCCCCTGTAC
Protein-coding sequences here:
- a CDS encoding transposase — encoded protein: MDTKGYGNIPQSLYDAITFLVQALTKRSVPTFLELLFGAMLTQNGFVTEAWLAIRPKRHWTSYFKWLQKGRWSWVALGLQTARLALQRTEGSRCYVAIDDTVVFRCSRKAPESRIHHQHGCKVNRPVYVRGQNWVTMALVLPQGWRSLALPILSRLSRSTGNSGKLVAAKTLLRVTRPLFHGRLVTLLVDSWYMRKSLLLPAQTLGYQVIGQVRKDTALYRPPPCHNGKRGRPRKYGDKLTAERVAELPMISQNLFLYGQWQTVHYRSCVARARFLDGQQVRAVWSQIENKDGTLRQPRLILSTDLSLSAARILLAYNRRWSIEDLFNQLKNRWGWKDTWQQTRQVLHRWTQILSTSYALPQLLAQQNSEQVKDLASLCPWRDKQPITAGRVRQGLQRIFGHVDIRSHWNPKSGKFSPQNRGKKPDRPPDPHKTA
- a CDS encoding transposase — protein: MSAGSDGLTISANQVINWLDAIARMFRYYHGNDIVEGFHRTMKLIQRRAYGFRNFENYRLRV
- a CDS encoding MATE family efflux transporter, giving the protein MTRSTQHVAHKELGSAPIPGLLFKLSVPSILGLMALTLCQLIDTIFIGRCIGVQGIGGIAVLMPVILLFSSVGRGLGVGGSSIITRSNGANDHARANTTLSLLVLLCVIFSVVLATAGLLLTKPLLHFFGSQAQLFSHSQDYFQLLLPGLPFLCFAMLSNNVIRAEGNARTAMLVMVIPAVINVVLDPLFILWCGWGMKGAAAATSIAYLCSGCFACHYFCSHKSSLKFEFGPSVINGPLLKKILTLALTPIACQCSTAVLTIVMNKTLFAFGGEVAMATNGIVQRLHIFIMFPVIGLSQGFIPICGYNHGAGATSRVRILIQHALKAAVATGSFIALLLLLFNQQLASIFTLDPSLIHQSGFAICMVVLMLPLVAIQLICSAYFQTLGQALPTLLLNLLRQGLVLIPLVLILPHFLGLRGVWYAFPISNFLACGISLLLVLPHWRQLETPAALTN